A portion of the Sebastes fasciatus isolate fSebFas1 chromosome 2, fSebFas1.pri, whole genome shotgun sequence genome contains these proteins:
- the atic gene encoding bifunctional purine biosynthesis protein ATIC, translated as MASSQLALLSVSDKTGLVDFAKRLVDVGLSLVASGGTAKELRDARLAVRDVSELTGHQEMLGGRVKTLHPAVHGGILARNTPTDAADMEKLGYSLVRVVVCNLYPFVKTVSKPTVTVEDAVEQIDIGGVTLLRAAAKNHARVTIVCDPADYSLVAKEMEDSGDKDTTLETRRTLALKAFTHTAQYDEAISDYFRGQYSSGVSQLSLRYGMNPHQAPAQLYTLRQALPLTVVNGSPGFINLCDALNAWQLVRELKSTLGMAAAASFKHVSPAGAAVGVPLTEEEAKVCMVHDMLKDLTPLATAYARARGSDRMSSFGDFIAVSDVCDVPTAKIISREVSDGIIAPGYDEEALKILSKKKNGNYCVLQMDPDYEPDEPEVRVLFGLYLKQKRNGALINKEFFNNVVSKGSLSEEARRDLAVATIAVKYTQSNSVCYAKDGQVVGIGAGQQSRIHCTRLAGDKADNWWLRHHPRVLNMKFSGGVKRAEMANAIDQYVSGTIGEGPDLEVWKSKYEEVPEPLSETEKKNWISSLQAVAVSSDAFFPFRDNIDRAKRSGVEYIAAPAGSAADQVVINACNEQGITLVHTNLRLFHH; from the exons ATGGCCTCCTCACAGCTCG CTCTTCTGAGTGTGTCAGACAAAACTGGCCTGGTGGACTTTGCCAAGAGGCTGGTGGATGTTGGTCTGTCTCTGGTCGCGTCAGGAGGAACAGCCAAGGAACTGCGGGATGCTCGACTGGCTGTCAG GGATGTGTCTGAGCTGACTGGACATCAGGAGATGCTGGGGGGTAGAGTGAAGACCCTGCATCCTGCCGTCCATGGAGGCATCCTGGCCAGAAACACCCCCACTGATGCTGCAGACATGGAGAAGCTGGGCTACAGCCTGGTCAG AGTGGTGGTGTGCAACCTCTACCCGTTTGTGAAGACCGTCTCTAAACCGACTGTTACAGTGGAAGATGCTGTGGAGCAGATAGATATCG GTGGCGTAACTCTGTTGAGAGCCGCGGCCAAGAATCATGCTCGGGTCACTATAGTGTGCGATCCGGCTGACTATTCGCTGGTTGCCAAGGAGATGGAGGATTCAGGAGACAAAGATACAACCCTGGAAACACGCAGGACTCTGGCCCTCAAA gccttcacacacacagcacagtaTGACGAGGCCATATCGGACTACTTTCGTGGACAGTACAGCAGCGGTGTTTCCCAGCTGTCTCTGCGCTACGGCATGAACCCTCACCAAGCACCCGCCCAACTCTACACCCTGCGCCAAGCCCTCCCCCTCACAG TGGTCAACGGTTCCCCCGGCTTCATCAACTTGTGTGATGCTCTGAACGCCTGGCAGCTGGTCAGAGAGCTAAAGAGCACCCTCGGCATGGCTGCTGCCGCCTCCTTCAAGCACGTCAGCCCTGCTG GAGCTGCAGTAGGAGTTCCTCTGACTGAGGAGGAAGCCAAAGTGTGCATGGTGCACGACATGCTGAAGGATCTCACCCCGTTGGCCACGGCCTACGCCAGGGCAAGAGGGTCAGACAGAATGTCTTCTTTTGGAGACTTCATTGCTGTGTCAGATGTTTGTGACGTTCCCACCGCCAAGATTATATCAAGAGAG GTGTCGGATGGTATCATTGCTCCTGGTTATGATGAGGAGGCACTCAAGATCCTCTCCAAAAAGAAGAATGGCAACTACTGTGTGCTTCAG ATGGATCCAGACTACGAGCCTGATGAGCCTGAGGTGAGAGTGTTGTTTGGTCTCTATCTCAAACAAAAGAGGAATGGAGCGCTCATCAATAAGGAGTTCTTCAATAACGTTGTTTCCAAGGGCTCG CTCTCGGAGGAAGCTCGACGTGACCTTGCTGTGGCCACCATCGCTGTCAAGTACACTCAGTCCAACTCTGTCTGCTACGCTAAAGATGGACAG GTTGTTGGTATTGGTGCCGGTCAACAGTCTCGTATCCACTGCACACGGCTGGCAGGTGACAAAGCCGATAACTGGTGGCTGAGACACCACCCTCGTGTCCTGAACATGAAGTTTAGCGGTGGTGTGAAGCGAGCGGAGATGGCCAACGCAATCGACCAGTATGTCAGCGGCACCATTGGAGAG GGCCCAGACTTGGAAGTTTGGAAGTCAAAGTATGAAGAGGTACCCGAGCCTCTGTCAGAGACTGAAAAGAAGAACTGGATCAGCTCCCTGCAGGCTGTGGCTGTCAGCTCTGACGCCTTCTTCCCCTTCAGAGATAACATAGATCGTGCCAAACGG aGCGGTGTGGAGTACATCGCAGCTCCAGCGGGCTCTGCTGCTGACCAGGTTGTGATCAATGCCTGTAATGAGCAAGGCATCACTTTGGTGCACACCAACCTGCGGCTCTTCCACCACTGA